One part of the Candidatus Marinimicrobia bacterium CG08_land_8_20_14_0_20_45_22 genome encodes these proteins:
- a CDS encoding 50S ribosomal protein L4: protein MSIEFTIFKKDGSESGEKMVFDQPSFTVEPHDHSIWLAVKAEMTNSRQGTASSKTRAEVRGGGRKPWKQKGRGTARAGSSTSPVWVGGGRAFGPKPKIYGVKINQKVKRLARQSALAYKYQNGGIIVVEDFNFSDSKAKNVRELLEKFNISDKRITMLATEITENLSLAARNFYNILLVEAERASTYDLLDCEVLLIDRAGFEKLNNRLLANK, encoded by the coding sequence TTGAGCATAGAATTCACCATTTTTAAAAAGGACGGATCGGAATCCGGCGAAAAGATGGTATTTGACCAACCTTCTTTTACCGTCGAACCGCACGATCACTCGATCTGGCTGGCGGTAAAAGCCGAAATGACCAATAGCCGCCAGGGAACCGCTTCCTCCAAAACGCGTGCGGAAGTGCGCGGCGGTGGAAGGAAACCATGGAAGCAAAAAGGACGTGGTACAGCGAGAGCCGGTTCCAGCACCAGCCCGGTCTGGGTTGGCGGCGGAAGGGCGTTTGGACCGAAACCGAAAATCTATGGAGTTAAGATTAATCAGAAGGTCAAACGTCTGGCCAGACAGAGCGCTCTCGCTTATAAATATCAGAACGGCGGCATCATCGTCGTAGAGGATTTTAATTTTAGTGATTCGAAAGCCAAAAATGTTCGTGAATTGCTGGAAAAGTTCAATATTTCCGATAAGCGAATCACGATGCTGGCGACGGAAATTACTGAGAATCTTTCACTTGCGGCGCGCAATTTTTACAACATCCTGTTGGTTGAAGCCGAACGCGCATCCACTTATGATTTATTAGACTGCGAAGTTTTATTGATCGACCGCGCAGGCTTTGAAAAATTAAACAATCGTCTCCTCGCGAACAAATAA